From Saccharibacillus brassicae:
GACGAGCGAATACGCGAAGGTCTCGCCGGTATCCGGGTCCACCGCGGACAAAGTGCCGACCGCCGTGCCCGACGGCTGCTGCTCGGCGACCGTCTGACGGCTGAGCGCCATATCCGTCGGCGCATCGTTGAGCGAGAGTGCTACGACCGTCGTCAGGCCGTTATTCGCGAGGCCTCCGGCCCCGTCATTGACGCCGATCGCGAACGTCGTCGTTTCCGTTTGCCCCGGCGCGACCCGGTTCTCCGCGGGCTTGAACGCAAGCAGCCGAATCGCGGCCGTCACCTGGGCCGGCGATCCGCTCCGGACGTAGCCGCCGCTGCCATCGGCGGCAAATCCGCTCGCCGTCAGGCTCGCAGCCGTGAACGACCCTTTTGCCGCCACGTCGGGCGCGACCGTCACCGTCACATTCGCGCTGTCGTTATCGGAGATCGTCACTCCCGAGAACGACGTAACGCTTCCATTGTCGTTGACCGCCTGGTTCGCGGCCGCACCTCCGATGACCGGTGCGTCGTTGACGTCGGTCACGTTGATCGTGAACGCTTTTTCATAACTCAAGCCTCCGCTGTCCGTCGTCCGGACGCGAATGGCGTACGCCGATTTGGCTTCGGCGTCGAACACCGCGTTCGTCCGCAGTTCGCTGCCCGAAATCGTGAAGGCGTCATTGTCCGTATCGCCGCTGCCGCTAACGAGCGAACGCGTAAACGTATCGCCCGCATCCGGGTCGATCGACGACAGCGTGCCGACGACCGTGCCGAGCGGTTCGTTCTCCGCAACGTTATTGTCGTCGAGCACGAGGTCCGTCGGCGCTTCGTTGACGTTCGTGACCGTGAGGGCAAACACTTTCTCGTACGAAGAACCTCCGCTGTCGGTAACGCCGATCCGCACGCTGTAGCTCGCTTTTGTCTCGTAATCGAACGACGCCGCCGTTTGCAGCGTTCCGTTCGAGACCGTAAAGCTTGCATTGTCCGTATCGCCGCTGCCGCTCGCGAGCGCATACGTAAACGTATCGCCCGCATCCGGATCGACTGCCGTCAACGTGCCGACGCTCGTCGGGATGGCTGCATTTTCCGCGACGCTGCTGCTGCTCAGCACAAGATTCGTCGGTGCGTCGTTCACCGCCGCGATCGTCACGTTGATCGTCGCCGGCGGCGAATCCAACACGCCGTCATTGACTTTGAACGTAAAGGAATCCGCGCCTGTCGCATTCGCGTTCGGCGTATACGTATAGGCGCCCGTATTGACGTTCGTGATCGCCGCCGTGCCTTTGGTGCCCTGGCCGACGATGGAGTACGTCAGCGGATCGCTTTCGGGATCGCTGCCTGCAAGCGTGCCGGACTGCACATTATCTTCCGTCACGTTCAGCGTGCCCGCCGCCGCGACAGGCGCGGTATTTCGGGCCGTCGCCTGGGAGATCGTGAAGTTGAACACGTTGAAGTTCCACGCTTCCGACGGGTCTCCGAGCGTGTAATACACACGGAACGCATCGATTTTCTTGCCGGCTGCCGGCGCAAAATCGAAAGGAACGACGGACGTCGCGTTTCCGTCTATCGTCAAGGCTCGCGGCCCTACCGTAAAAGCTTCGACTCCACCCGAATAGCCGACGATCTTGATGTCCGTATAATTCCCGTCCGTGCCCATGTATTCTCCAACCTCGGCCGTGTCCAGAATAAAGCTGCCGAGATCTCCGTTCACGGCGATTTGATAATAATACGTCCGCCCGGGAGCGGAGATAGACGCGTCGGCCGAATCGAAAAACAAGCCGGTCGAATCGGCTATCAACAGCGCATTGGCCGGCGAAGCCGTAGCCCGGAAAAATTGGTTTTCAAGCGTTGTTCCTGTAGCCGGCGTATACCCGGCAAAAGTCTGCTTCCCGTTCGCGGGAAGCACGGCGGCATGGGTCACGGGCGCATAGCCGAAAAAGACGCTAAGCAGCATCAGGACCGCCGTGAACGAAGCCAATGATCTTTTGTACGGCGATATATCCATACGATCAATTCCCTTCCTTGCTGGAGTGGGCCTTGCCATGCGGGAACGTACGGAATAAGGGAGAGGAAGCTTTAAGGTCTTTGAGGGAATATGCCTTCGATGGCCATGATGTAATTCAATTCGAGGTAAGGCTGAAGATTATTGTGGGGCTGACCACCGCCGGCTGAAGCCACAAGTCCGGCATTCAACGGCGCGTCGGATTTGTCGGAATAGATTTTCTGCGACCGTCCGCCCGGATTCGCCCAGATTCGGCCGGTCGGATCGGGACTGTTCGCTGCCGCGGAGATCGCGGCCGTCACGTGGGTATGGTTGGGCAGTTGAGTAGTCTGGAGCGTAGTGGCGGCTTCGCCGACTTGGTCGCCGAGCGCACGGGGAGTCAGTCCCGGGCCCGCTCCCTCGTGGATCGCCGCTCGGCTGATCAGATTGGGAAGCGCAAAAGTGGTCGTTCCGTCTCCCCCGTATGTAGTGCCCAATAGGGAAAATAAAGCCGTATACTGTCGAATGGGAAGAAGCTGCCCGTTGCATACCAGCCAACCTCTGGGCGCAAAAGTTCCTGCAAATAATCGAATTTCACCCATAAATGGATCCATCTCATCATCTCGCTTTCGATCGGAATTGGATTAAGGACGCGAAGGATACAGGCCGGTCGTCGCGATGCAGTAATTCATGGCCAGGTAAGGCTGACGATTCTCGTGGGGTTGGTCCTGTCCGGCGGCGCCCAGCGCGCCCGCATTCGCCGTCCCGGTCGGAGCATCCGGCGTATACTGCAATCGGGTCGCGTTCGTCCCCCAAAATTTGCCGGTCGGATCGGTCTGTGTCGCGTCCGAACCACCGACGGCTCCATGCGAATGGGCAGGCATTTCAACATTTGTAAGCGTATGCACAGCTTGTCCGCTCAAAAGTCCCGGTCCGGCTGGATTCACCGGAGACATCGCCGTTCTGCCCTGAAGATTGGGGAGACCGAACGTCGTCGTGCCGTTGCCGCCATAATTGACGCCAAGAAGGGAGAAAAGAGCCTGGTTCGTGGAGATTGCCAGCAGCTGTCCATTGCATGCCGCCCAACCGCGGGGAATCATTCCCCATGAAAACAAACGAATTTCGCCAAGATACGGGTCTGCCATGTCTGATTCTCTCCTTCGGGTTTACGATTGGGATGGGAAATAGCCTTGCGTCGCGATGATGAAGTTGAGGGCAAGGCTGGGCATCATATTGTTGTGGGGTTGATTGCCGCCTTGAGGAGTGATCGTTCCGGGAGCCATCGATCCGGTTCTGGGCGCGTCCGAGTATTGATTGCTGGAACTGGTCGCAAAATACCCTGCGCTCGGCGAAGCGGCCGTTCCCGGATTGCTTGAAGCTTTGATCGGATGCGTATGCGACGGCATCTGGGCAGACGTCAGCGTCACGTTTTCGACTCCGCCCTGAGAGCCGAGCATATACGTATTGCCTTGACCGTCGTTCCCTACATGTACCGGAGTCCGGCCTCTCAAATCGGGCAGCGCGAACGTGTTTTGCCCGTCTCCGCCGTAAGTCGTTCCGATGAGCGCGTACAACGTTTCGTACTCGCTGATCGACAGAAGCTGTCCGTCGCAAAATTGCCAGTCTACAGGTGCAAAATTCCCTCCAAATATTCGAATCTCTCCTACGTAAGCATCGGTCATTCCCAAGCCTCCTCTTTATTTGTGTTCGCCCAGACCCACCAGCATAAGGCCCGGGACCCTTTAAAATCCACTTCAGTATACCACCATTCTCTGAACAAAAACTAAACAAAATTGCCAAAAAGAGTTACACTTATAAAAAAGATTTTAAGCATTCTACATAGCGGAGGGATTCCATGGTGCTGACGGTTCCCGCGACACCCGAAGACGATGTTTTTCTGTACGATCTCTATGCCGGCACGCGCCGCGAAGAACTGGATGCGTGGGGTTGGGACGAGGCGCAGCGGCAGCTTTTCCTCAGCATGCAGTGGAACGCGCAGCGGATGTCCTACGCTTCGCGCTATCCGGAAGCGGTCCGTTATCTCGTCCGGCAGGTGGAGCGGGATGTGGGACAGCTCTATCTCGACTGCCGCCCGGACGGCTGGCGAATCATCGACGTCTCCTTGCTGCCCGAATACCGCGGCCGGGGCATCGGGTCCGAACTGCTGCGCGACCTGCAGCGGCGCGCCGCTTCCGCCGGCGCGCCGATCCGCCTCAGCGTACAGTCCGGCAGCCCGGCCAAGAAGCTGTATGAGCGGCTCGGCTTTCGGCTCACCGCCGAGTCCGAACCGTATTCGGAGATGGCGTGGACAGGAGACTGAATCTTTGCCCGCATACAAAAAGGCCCGCCGCGAAGGCGAGCCTTTTTGCTTTTTTCCGGCAGCGAGCAAAAAGAAAAAGCCGTACCTGGGCACGACTTTGCGATTACCAGCTTGTCCGATTGTTTTGGATCGTGTCCGTCGCTTTGTCGATATCGGTCATCATTTCCTTGATCCGGCCAAGCCCCTGCTGGAACTGCTTCTGATGGGCGTCCAGCCGGTGGGCCAACGCCCGGAGCTGCGCCTGGGAAGGCGGCGTCGAAGCGTTCGACAGTTCGACCAGTTCTTTCTCGATGGCGTCGATGCCGATCAGGCTGTGGTCCAGCATCTCGATCCCGAAATGCGCTTTGTCCGCGATATGATCGATTTTGGATGCCGTTTCTTTGGTCCGGTTGTTGTTGCCCCAGCCATTCGACAAATAGTTCGGTTGTCCGTTGCCTACGGGCGGCGTGTAATCACTCATCGGGCAGGTCTCCCTTACTTCTGGTATTTGTCGGTAATTTCGTCGATCTTGTTGGTCAGCTTGTCGATCTCGTCGGTCAACGTATCGATCTCGTCCGTCAGCTTGTCGACATCCTTGATGTTTCTTTGCACTTCTTCGATGTTGCCGCTCGCGCCGGAAGCTTTGGCTACGACTTCCTGGGCGATCGAAGAGACCAGCACCTGAACATGGTCCGGCGCGTTCTGTCCGACCTGGGCCACCAATCGATCCATGAGGGGCTTGATTTGCGACAGCGTCGTCGCGGCATTCGTCAATTCGCGTCCGCAGGAATTCAATTCGGAGTCGATTTTGTCGGCTACCCGGTCGATTCTGGACTGCGTGATCTGGTCGATGTCCCGAACCACTTTATCGATTTCATTCGCCATTTCACGTACTGCGCCTTTGCCTACGAACATAAGAGTTCCCCCAATATTTACAATATTCATCACACTATCCTGATTATAAGGGAGAAATCCAGAAGCTTCAACTGATAATCGATCAACCCGTTCCCACGTCAAAAAACAAATCCGTCCGCTGCCCCGTCTCCACGACCCGCGTTTTGCGCAGCGTGATCGGCAGCCCGGACAGCCGGTCGAACAGCCTCGTCCCTTTGCCGAGCACGATCGGCGTAATGCCGATTTGCAGTTCGTCCACAAGTCCGGCCCCAAGCAGCTGCATCCCGACGTCCGGTCCGCCCACGACCGTGACGTCGCGGCCATTTGCCGCCCCGATCGCCTGACGCACCGCTTCTTCGGGGCTGTCCACGAACGTGAACCGGATCGCTCCATTCTCTTTCGGCGCACGCGCGGGCGCCTGCCGGGTCACGACGAAGATCGGCACCTGGAACTCGTACCTGTCGGCGTAAGTATCGGGATCGTCGACCATCCCGAACGTGCGGCGCCCCATGATCACCGCCCCGGTATCCCGGATCGCTTCGCGCATCAATTCGCTGGCTTGCAGTTCGTCAAAATCCGGGTACAGCCTCGCTATGCGCCCTTCGGCGTCATTGATGAATCCGTCCAGCGACATCGTCATGCCGAAGATGACTCGCGTCATGCTGCCCACGTCCTCTCACTTCCGATTTTTCCACTCGCTCTCCAGCATGCCCATTTCGATCAGGTTCCAGTACGTATCGCCGTGCCGGCGCGAATCGCGGATCAGTCCTTCCCGGACGAAGCCGGCCTGCTCGTACAGTCGCAGCGCGGAGAGATTGAAGTCGAACACGCCGAGGCTGATCCGGTGCAGCTGCAGATCGTCGAATCCGATACGCAAAATCTCGTGCAGGATCCCGCTGCCGTATCCCCGGCCCCGGTAATCGCCGAATACGAGCACTTTGCCGACGCGCCCCGAACGGTTGTACCGGTCGATTGCCCCGAGCGAGACGTGCCCGACAACTGCGCCGCTCGACGGGTCGACCGCCTTGTAGACGAATCGATCGGAGACATCCGGTTCGTTTGCCCCTTGCACATAAGCTTCCAGTTGGTCCTCCGACAATGGAAACCGAAACTGCGGCCCCGACCATTGCAGCAAAAAAGCTTCATCGCCGCTCCAGCGGATCAGTTCATCAAAATCAGCACGTTCAAAAGGCTGCAGGATGATCATGGACGTTCTCCTTTCTGCGGTACTCTTTTATTAGGGAGAAAAAATTTCAAGTCTGAAGCCGCTCATTTAAAAAGCTTAAACACTTTCGCAGGCGGCCCGGCGTATGTTCGTTCAATCGTCAGATGTTCTTCTCCGTACATATGCTGAATCCCTTCAATCCCGATCTCAAGCGACTTTAACAGCGTAATCGCTTCACGGCTAGCGCGGTTTTTGGCCTTCAGGTTCGGCAGCATGCAGCTGGAGTGATTCCTGCGCGTCTCTTCTTCCACAATATCTTCGGTCAGCGCAAACAAACTGTTGATCGTATTGAGAATCAGAGCGGAGACTCCGGCCGAGAGAATGTCTTCCCCATACGCATCAAACTGCGACGTGCCGCTTGCAACAAATCCGTACAAAGCCCGCTTTTCATTATAAAAAAACGTCACGGTCAGCGAATGGTCGACTTCGTCCAGAATGGACTTTTGGAACTCAAGTTCCTGCTCGTCCGGTTCGTACATAAGGAGCCTCCTTCATTTTTACAGATAAGGGTTCGGCGCCGACGCTGCTTATTCATGACCTTTGGCAAGCTTCCACTTTCCGTCCGCGTAGTCCAGCCAGGCTCGCACATCTGGGGTTCTATCCCGCAGTCCGTACACAAGATCCATATCGCGATGATGCCCTACGGTCGCGATCGGAACGCGGATTCGCGAATCTTCGATCTCCATCCGGAGAAAATCGATAAACAGGCCGTCCGTCGCATAAGCCATGATCCCTGTTTGCACAGTCTCCGGCAGGTCGTTCAGTTCTTGTCCGGCAAAAAGACTCAGTTTGGACCGCACGACGCCGGACAGCATCCCGGCA
This genomic window contains:
- a CDS encoding phage tail protein; this encodes MDPFMGEIRLFAGTFAPRGWLVCNGQLLPIRQYTALFSLLGTTYGGDGTTTFALPNLISRAAIHEGAGPGLTPRALGDQVGEAATTLQTTQLPNHTHVTAAISAAANSPDPTGRIWANPGGRSQKIYSDKSDAPLNAGLVASAGGGQPHNNLQPYLELNYIMAIEGIFPQRP
- a CDS encoding phage tail protein encodes the protein MADPYLGEIRLFSWGMIPRGWAACNGQLLAISTNQALFSLLGVNYGGNGTTTFGLPNLQGRTAMSPVNPAGPGLLSGQAVHTLTNVEMPAHSHGAVGGSDATQTDPTGKFWGTNATRLQYTPDAPTGTANAGALGAAGQDQPHENRQPYLAMNYCIATTGLYPSRP
- a CDS encoding phage tail protein; the protein is MTDAYVGEIRIFGGNFAPVDWQFCDGQLLSISEYETLYALIGTTYGGDGQNTFALPDLRGRTPVHVGNDGQGNTYMLGSQGGVENVTLTSAQMPSHTHPIKASSNPGTAASPSAGYFATSSSNQYSDAPRTGSMAPGTITPQGGNQPHNNMMPSLALNFIIATQGYFPSQS
- a CDS encoding GNAT family N-acetyltransferase produces the protein MVLTVPATPEDDVFLYDLYAGTRREELDAWGWDEAQRQLFLSMQWNAQRMSYASRYPEAVRYLVRQVERDVGQLYLDCRPDGWRIIDVSLLPEYRGRGIGSELLRDLQRRAASAGAPIRLSVQSGSPAKKLYERLGFRLTAESEPYSEMAWTGD
- a CDS encoding dihydrofolate reductase family protein, with protein sequence MTRVIFGMTMSLDGFINDAEGRIARLYPDFDELQASELMREAIRDTGAVIMGRRTFGMVDDPDTYADRYEFQVPIFVVTRQAPARAPKENGAIRFTFVDSPEEAVRQAIGAANGRDVTVVGGPDVGMQLLGAGLVDELQIGITPIVLGKGTRLFDRLSGLPITLRKTRVVETGQRTDLFFDVGTG
- a CDS encoding GNAT family N-acetyltransferase codes for the protein MIILQPFERADFDELIRWSGDEAFLLQWSGPQFRFPLSEDQLEAYVQGANEPDVSDRFVYKAVDPSSGAVVGHVSLGAIDRYNRSGRVGKVLVFGDYRGRGYGSGILHEILRIGFDDLQLHRISLGVFDFNLSALRLYEQAGFVREGLIRDSRRHGDTYWNLIEMGMLESEWKNRK
- a CDS encoding ribosomal-processing cysteine protease Prp, with the translated sequence MYEPDEQELEFQKSILDEVDHSLTVTFFYNEKRALYGFVASGTSQFDAYGEDILSAGVSALILNTINSLFALTEDIVEEETRRNHSSCMLPNLKAKNRASREAITLLKSLEIGIEGIQHMYGEEHLTIERTYAGPPAKVFKLFK